One Peribacillus simplex NBRC 15720 = DSM 1321 genomic region harbors:
- a CDS encoding MFS transporter, with protein MEQSRPRLWTKDFVIVSSINFFITLIFYLLMVTLAIYAVNELDASTSEAGLISGIFIIGTLIGRLFIGRFIDSIGRKKTLFIGLIFFTLTTLLYFVDLGIGFLLVNRLIHGMAMGMASTATGTIVAQIIPATRKGEGIGYYSMSATLATAIGPFIGLYMAQHTSFQVIFSFCLALGVISLITAFFLYVPALKVTAKVTESKGFKLSNFIEPKALPISIITLLLAFCYSSVLSFISFYAIEIDLVNTASFFFVVYAVAVLLSRPFSGPLMDRKGSNFIMYPAFMIFGIGLLLLSITTNSFTLLAAGFLIGLGFGNMQSSSQAIAVKLTPPHRMGMATSTFFIMLDAGLGFGPYILGFIIPVTGYSTLYIILGVLVIATSVLYYFLHGKKERATKTNLASI; from the coding sequence ATGGAACAATCCAGACCTAGACTGTGGACGAAGGATTTTGTCATCGTTTCTTCCATTAATTTTTTCATAACATTAATCTTTTATTTATTGATGGTGACACTTGCCATCTATGCCGTAAATGAATTGGATGCTTCTACAAGCGAAGCCGGACTCATATCAGGTATTTTCATAATCGGGACGTTAATTGGACGTCTGTTCATCGGCCGTTTCATTGATTCAATCGGCCGCAAGAAAACATTATTCATAGGTTTGATCTTTTTCACTTTGACAACACTTCTTTATTTTGTGGACCTTGGAATTGGCTTCCTGCTTGTTAACCGCCTGATCCATGGTATGGCGATGGGCATGGCAAGTACTGCGACAGGCACGATTGTCGCCCAGATCATCCCGGCAACAAGAAAGGGAGAAGGCATCGGCTATTACAGCATGAGCGCAACACTTGCGACGGCAATCGGTCCTTTCATCGGTCTGTATATGGCTCAGCATACAAGCTTCCAAGTCATTTTCAGTTTCTGCCTGGCTTTAGGGGTGATCTCCCTGATTACAGCATTCTTCCTATATGTCCCGGCATTGAAAGTGACGGCCAAAGTTACGGAAAGCAAAGGATTCAAGCTTTCCAATTTCATTGAACCTAAGGCACTGCCCATCTCGATCATCACTCTGTTATTGGCATTCTGTTATTCCAGCGTCCTTTCTTTCATCAGTTTCTATGCCATAGAAATCGATTTGGTCAATACAGCAAGCTTCTTCTTTGTCGTTTACGCAGTAGCCGTATTATTATCACGTCCTTTCTCAGGACCGTTAATGGACCGCAAAGGATCGAACTTCATTATGTATCCGGCTTTCATGATTTTCGGAATTGGTTTGCTGCTTCTAAGTATAACAACCAATAGTTTCACTTTACTGGCAGCTGGTTTCCTCATTGGCCTTGGATTCGGTAATATGCAATCAAGCTCGCAGGCGATTGCCGTTAAACTGACACCGCCTCACCGAATGGGGATGGCAACGTCCACCTTCTTTATCATGCTTGATGCAGGACTTGGATTCGGCCCTTATATTCTGGGATTCATCATTCCAGTAACAGGTTATAGCACACTTTATATCATCCTGGGCGTTTTGGTCATCGCAACCTCCGTCCTTTACTACTTCTTGCACGGCAAGAAGGAACGTGCAACTAAAACGAACTTAGCTTCCATTTAA
- a CDS encoding DUF6944 family repetitive protein encodes MITHGDDLLYSGAWLLGIGTLVGAIGQTRQTLTGTNLGKDLVLKGNGIEAVGNSLQAIGRSKMLNPENERSETYFIFGAWLEAVGNIANAVGIDMQLSGSVEEGTRTDAIGSGIQGLGAAFEAFGASLTEETISRSFEIKGNSLIAAGSFLESVGNIFILNEKQRLGEQILLLGSWTQVFGAFILIDAFSLGPEPEQPEEGKDGHNGHYSYANYCV; translated from the coding sequence ATGATCACTCATGGAGATGACCTCCTTTATTCAGGAGCATGGTTACTTGGCATCGGCACACTTGTAGGTGCAATCGGGCAAACCCGGCAAACTTTAACGGGCACTAACCTCGGAAAAGACCTGGTCCTCAAAGGGAATGGCATCGAAGCCGTTGGAAATTCGCTGCAAGCAATCGGCCGTTCGAAAATGCTGAACCCGGAAAATGAACGTTCGGAAACTTATTTCATATTCGGGGCTTGGCTTGAGGCTGTTGGCAATATCGCAAATGCAGTTGGAATAGATATGCAATTGAGTGGTTCAGTGGAGGAGGGCACCAGAACGGATGCGATCGGCAGTGGAATCCAAGGCCTAGGTGCCGCTTTTGAAGCATTCGGGGCATCACTGACGGAGGAGACCATTTCACGCTCTTTTGAGATCAAGGGAAATAGCCTCATTGCAGCCGGCTCTTTTTTGGAATCGGTCGGAAATATTTTCATTTTAAATGAAAAACAACGTTTGGGAGAACAAATTCTTTTACTAGGCAGCTGGACCCAAGTTTTCGGTGCATTTATATTGATCGATGCCTTTTCACTTGGCCCGGAACCCGAACAACCTGAGGAAGGTAAGGATGGACATAACGGCCATTATAGCTATGCCAACTATTGCGTATGA
- a CDS encoding MarR family winged helix-turn-helix transcriptional regulator encodes MKTYQKFFQQLLLLYRPFENNLNIQLGKHDLHRAQWSILYYLTNYVSATLVELATYQSVEKPTITRTIARLEELEYVEHVPSKDKREKRMRLTEHGKKVYSEVRVTIDQYEQDILKGITEEEQLAAIRIMGEIRNNIIK; translated from the coding sequence ATAAAGACTTACCAAAAATTCTTTCAGCAATTATTACTGCTGTACCGACCTTTTGAAAATAATCTTAATATACAGCTGGGCAAGCATGATTTACACAGAGCGCAATGGTCCATTTTGTATTACTTAACCAATTATGTTTCGGCGACGCTTGTAGAGCTTGCCACTTACCAAAGCGTGGAAAAACCCACGATTACGAGGACCATTGCCCGCTTGGAAGAGCTGGAGTATGTCGAGCATGTGCCAAGCAAAGATAAACGCGAAAAAAGAATGCGGCTTACGGAGCATGGAAAAAAGGTCTACAGTGAAGTCCGCGTGACAATCGATCAATACGAACAGGATATCTTGAAAGGAATCACTGAAGAGGAACAACTCGCAGCCATACGCATCATGGGCGAAATTAGAAATAACATTATAAAGTAA
- a CDS encoding DUF4306 domain-containing protein: MTFNKFLQMIIAALFLMVFTFCTWYEGSEILDRPWEWGYSTHFTQVNADQAMDTDDISNFDYLVYAAKFKPLFPFLMVLAASYLIILTGYILFKRSIKKMALFLLGLGILFLLSSGFVSNSPTVGGNIFQSFFLIGGMIAILSAALYYFRIPTGFHTEI; the protein is encoded by the coding sequence TTGACTTTTAACAAATTTTTGCAAATGATTATCGCTGCACTTTTCTTAATGGTTTTTACGTTTTGTACCTGGTATGAAGGCAGTGAAATTCTGGATAGACCTTGGGAATGGGGGTATTCCACGCATTTCACACAAGTTAATGCTGATCAGGCGATGGATACAGATGATATTTCGAATTTCGATTATTTGGTTTATGCCGCAAAATTCAAACCGTTATTTCCATTTCTGATGGTCCTCGCAGCATCATATTTAATCATACTTACGGGATATATCCTATTCAAAAGAAGTATTAAAAAAATGGCACTATTCTTGTTGGGACTGGGTATCCTTTTTCTGCTTTCAAGTGGTTTTGTATCCAATTCCCCGACTGTTGGAGGAAATATCTTTCAATCATTTTTTCTGATAGGCGGAATGATAGCCATATTAAGTGCAGCTCTATATTATTTCAGGATACCAACAGGATTCCATACTGAAATTTAA